From the Zonotrichia leucophrys gambelii isolate GWCS_2022_RI chromosome 10, RI_Zleu_2.0, whole genome shotgun sequence genome, one window contains:
- the SYNM gene encoding synemin, with protein MWRRWEPGWDEKRELQELNSRLRVFVTRVRELEEENRFLAQELAELREQELIGLQVPEQELAWLRMQLEELTRAKLEAELERDGLRRELEELRALGAEVLGMRRRLEPELAAQRALLERLRGECVALEELLLELQAEHGHMAERQRREAVEMRELRLNLAALPPPLAGLSLEELEETYEMLLNQSCRETLLRYQEQIQVLQEQEAQRSRENLELLREESRQCRQHLEDLHRQGEELVALRERLEQEMLALQDRHGAELEEYQRIIDALEEEKQFLTMSITDYLRDYQELLQVKAGLILEIETYRALLEGECKPWIIWREEYAGKLPQDLINTLYTNYTDIYSTYQESNRSRTSPAPRIPDTRHRMPVTNMSSSAHYSAHSTLSGSHTTTGGRTFGRDLLGSTYRPSTTVTKDERIVTDHKELRTFTPDYSSWRSTEMQQKRIPERKKTEVTTSSTVSFSKESTHAERSDKDHKPDAERSKPGFTRFPAYELITNAKPSKYEETIIETRTTLKDKRGGSKPTDEKTSLLKEKDKLEKQTKDEKKKTDEKSFIEETLDFGRKTEQKKYIHEEISQKVTGSDSSAARTLKSEATKKDATVTSESRSKDVIEVPITIERPVPDKEPHRNKEVRVQGVKTSMGRETDEHVTQSAETRLRISESESSLEDQEQIKDGSHKMGALPTESIAENIVADILKSFTHSSSSQMSTDTKVTYFDKKEQEDEGKIKTEFTVQSQVQEDIAISDEGDLGHLSNQDVRKVIREGVEGTPSKEEIEDIVHHGLKGSESGKNVSVNVEIVEEPLDYTTDERSDFSTPFQVEEVEDSFPERERRYGEEEQNVTFTYEDVKKKKPRHESFTHVEEVTEEDDSPIEQKYFVSVPDEHPIINEKDDDSVYGQIHIEEESTIKYSWQDEFLQGTQSKREEGARSPEDTYKVVGEEASAHILKEHPPEGERSHVESIVIEKEIKIPHEFQTSIKGLLSKETKDPKHQLKEALEQLEGSLPESVKEELSALTKDSRVDASNLAFDIKKVDQKEEGGSVTIVAEVNLSQTLNADEFDVDRLGEVITSEKEKATLHSLKKESSDRSSGEVSSQSDKYTPFADQEIYSSSTTRRSGGTGYHTTERVVYDGSVSETADYGEASHSSHSADETKSQRRVRVGPAEVQGFEQVLYEGPGSETLELSASEDLVQREGLSEFSQSVKHFKLGPNEIQTTEQVIFTGPITTVVEEMDSGNLSQKVSTDFSRTTRRVTVGSRQMTEGMSFEGSGLDSLALNSSDGFSQAEGAVDVSRSMRHFRLGPKEVHTEHVIFEGPISGKVEVSSTRDFSQAESSVRQVQMGPQGFMTAEEIIYQGPASEHTEITELEDQTLSGGSRAFRRVQVSPAGTHAEEIIFSGPIAGVVEDLSQIAESSESSSSVKHVKVGSRETAYTFQMDVSNMGGTSAEQQGARLVSIKQEPSAGQPQVIVESNQLAGNESTRSGYVLSSFSQDQGEKVVEQSYFDQTVQLQRTVGQRSDTSEEKKVAFVYLDHEEEDDEENDNDGQWF; from the exons ATGTGGCGGCGCTGGGAACCGGGATGGGACGAgaagagggagctgcaggagctcaacTCCCGCCTGCGGGTCTTCGTGACCCGCGTgcgggagctggaggaggagaaccGCTTTCTGGCGCAGGAGCTGGCGGAGCTGCGGGAGCAGGAGCTGATCGGGCTCCAGGTGCCCGAGCAGGAGCTGGCCTGGCTGCGgatgcagctggaggagctgacCCGGGCGAAGCTGGAAGCGGAGCTGGAGCGGGACGGGCTGCGgcgggagctggaggagctgcggGCGCTGGGCGCGGAGGTGCTGGGGATGCGGCGGCGCCTGGAGCCCGAGCTGGCCGCGCAGCGGGCGCTGCTGGAGCGGCTGCGGGGCGAGTGCGtggccctggaggagctgctgctggagctgcaggccgAGCACGGGCACATGGCGGAGCGGCAGCGGCGGGAGGCGGTGGAGATGCGGGAGCTGCGGCTGAACCTGGCCGCCCTGCCGCCCCCCTTGGCcgggctgagcctggaggagctggaggagaccTACGAGATGCTGCTCAACCAGAGCTGCCGGGAGACCCTGCTGCGCTACCAGGAGCAgatccaggtgctgcaggagcaggaggcgCAGCGCAGCCGGGAGAACCTGGAGCTGCTGCGGGAGGAGAGCCGGCAGTGCCGGCAGCACCTGGAGGATCTGCACCGCCAGGGCGAGGAGCTGGTCGCGCTGCGGGAGcggctggagcaggagatgctggccCTGCAGGACCGCCACGGCGCCGAGCTGGAGGAGTACCAG agaaTAATTGATGCCCTGGAAGAAGAGAAGCAGTTCCTGACCATGTCAATCACAGATTACCTGAGGGACTACCAAGAGCTCCTGCAGGTGAAAGCAGGCCTCATCCTTGAAATTGAAACCTACAG AGCTTTGTTAGAAGGGGAGTGCAAGCCGTGGATTATATGGAGAGAAGAGTATGCAGGGAAATTGCCTCAAg ATCTTATAAACACTTTGTATACAAACTACACTGATATTTACTCTACTTATCAAGAAAGCAATAGAAGTAGAACTTCACCAGCTCCCAGGATCCCTGACACGAGGCACAGAATGCCAGTGACAAAtatgagcagctctgcacattACTCAGCCCACTCCACACTGTCTGGATCACACACAACAACGGGGGGAAGAACTTTTGGAAGGGACCTGCTTGGTTCAACATATCGCCCTTCTACGACTGTCACAAAGGATGAAAGGATTGTAACAGACCACAAAGAGCTAAGAACATTTACTCCAGACTACAGTAGCTGGAGAagcactgaaatgcagcaaaagAGGAttccagaaaggaagaaaacagaagttacAACTTCATCCACAGTATCTTTTTCAAAGGAATCAACACATGCTGAAAGATCAGACAAGGACCACAAGCCTGATGCTGAAAGAAGTAAACCAGGCTTCACTAGATTTCCAGCCTATGAGCTGATTACCAATGCAAAACCATCTAAATATGAAGAAACTATAATTGAAACTCGGACCACACTAAAAGACAAAAGAGGTGGCAGCAAACCAACCGATGAGAAGACAtctctgctgaaagaaaaagataagctggagaaacaaacaaaggatgagaaaaagaaaactgatgaGAAATCTTTTATAGAAGAAACTCTCGATTTTGGGAGGAAGACTgagcagaaaaaatatatcCATGAGGAAATTAGCCAGAAGGTAACAGGCAGTGATAGTTCTGCTGCAAGAACTTTGAAAAGCGAAGCAACCAAAAAAGATGCAACTGTGACCTCGGAATCAAGAAGCAAAGATGTCATTGAGGTACCAATCACCATTGAAAGGCCTGTTCCTGACAAAGAGCCTCATAGAAATAAAGAAGTAAGGGTACAAGGTGTTAAAACTTCCATGGGAAGAGAAACAGATGAACATGTAACTCAGTCTGCTGAAACTCGCCTGAGGATTTCAGAATCAGAGTCCAGTCTGGAAGATCAAGAGCAAATTAAGGATGGGAGCCATAAAATGGGAGCTCTGCCAACTGAAAGCATAGCAGAGAATATTGTTGCTGATATTCTTAAAAGTTTCACACACTCGTCTAGTTCACAGATGTCGACAGACACCAAAGTGACTTATTTTGATAAGAAAGAACAGGAAgatgaagggaaaataaagactGAGTTCACAGTGCAGTCTCAAGTTCAAGAAGACATAGCCATTTCTGATGAAGGTGACTTAGGACACCTATCAAACCAGGATGTTAGAAAAGTGATTCGAGAGGGCGTTGAGGGGACTCCTTCCAAAGAGGAGATAGAAGATATTGTCCATCACGGCCTGAAAGGAAGCGAGAGCGGAAAGAACGTGTCTGTGAATGTGGAGATTGTAGAGGAGCCACTGGATTACACCACCGATGAAAGGAGTGATTTTTCAACACCTTTCCAAGTAGAAGAAGTGGAGGATTCATTCCCTGAGAGGGAGAGGCGTTATGGTGAGGAGGAACAAAATGTCACCTTCACGTATGAAGATGTCAAAAAGAAGAAACCGCGCCATGAGAGCTTCACTCATGTGGAAGAAGTAACTGAGGAAGATGACTCACCTattgaacagaaatattttgtatctGTTCCTGATGAGCATCCTATTATTAATGAAAAAGATGATGACTCAGTCTATGGGCAAATTCATATTGAAGAAGAATCAACTATTAAATATTCTTGGCAAGATGAATTTTTGCAAGGCACACAAAGTAAGAGAGAGGAAGGTGCAAGGTCTCCAGAAGATACCTACAAAGTGGTGGGAGAGGAAGCCAGTGCCcatattttaaaagagcatCCTCCTGAAGGTGAAAGATCCCATGTTGAATCCATTgttattgaaaaagaaattaaaattcccCATGAATTTCAGACTTCAATAAAAGGGCTGTTATCCAAGGAAACAAAAGACCCTAAACATCAGTTGAAGGAAGCTTTGGAGCAGTTGGAGGGCAGTCTCCCAGAAAGTGTGAAAGAGGAGCTCTCTGCATTAACAAAAGACAGCAGAGTGGACGCTAGTAACTTGGCATTTGATATCAAAAAAGTTGATCAGAAGGAGGAGGGGGGCTCAGTGACCATTGTTGCTGAAGTCAATCTGTCCCAGACCCTTAATGCTGATGAATTTGATGTAGATCGGCTTGGTGAAGTAATCACGAGCGAGAAGGAGAAGGCAACATTACACTCCCTGAAGAAAGAGAGCTCAGATAGGAGCAGTGGGGAAGTTTCTTCCCAGAGTGACAAATACACTCCTTTTGCCGACCAGGAGATCTACAGCTCCTCCACGACGAGGCGCAGTGGTGGCACTGGCTATCACACCACTGAAAGGGTCGTTTATGACGGTTCGGTTTCGGAAACTGCAGATTATGGAGAGGCCTCTCACTCATCACACTCAGCTGATGAGACCAAGTCCCAGAGGCGTGTCAGGGTTGGCCCAGCAGAAGTCCAGGGGTTTGAGCAGGTCCTGTATGAAGGGCCTGGTTCTGAAACGCTGGAGCTCAGTGCCTCAGAAGATCTCGTTCAGAGAGAGGGGCTGTCAGAATTCAGCCAATCTGTGAAGCACTTCAAACTGGGCCCCAACGAAATCCAAACCACAGAACAAGTCATTTTTACAGGCCCTATTACTACAGTTGTAGAAGAGATGGATTCTGGAAATCTTTCTCAGAAGGTCTCCACAGACTTCAGCAGGACCACAAGACGTGTCACAGTAGGATCAAGGCAAATGACTGAAGGAATGTCTTTTGAGGGGTCGGGTTTGGACTCTCTGGCACTCAACAGCTCAGATGGCTTTTCCCAGGCTGAAGGGGCTGTGGATGTCAGCAGATCAATGAGGCACTTCAGGCTGGGCCCAAAAGAGGTTCACACTGAGCACGTTATCTTTGAGGGGCCCATCTCCGGTAAAGTGGAGGTCAGCAGCACAAGGGACTTCTCGCAGGCAGAAAGTTCAGTCAGACAAGTCCAGATGGGTCCCCAGGGCTTTATGACAGCTGAAGAGATCATCTACCAGGGGCCTGCCTCTGAGCACACAGAAATCACTGAACTGGAAGACCAGACCCTTTCAGGAGGCTCAAGAGCCTTCAGGCGCGTTCAAGTAAGTCCTGCAGGAACTCATGCTGAGGAAATCATCTTCTCAGGACCCATTGCTGGAGTGGTGGAAGATCTTTCACAAATAGCAGAGTcatctgagagcagcagctctgtgaagcATGTTAAAGTAGGCTCCAGGGAAACAGCTTACACTTTCCAAATGGATGTTTCCAATATGGGTGGAACATCTGCAGAACAGCAAGGGGCAAGGCTGGTGTCCATCAAGCAAGAGCCTTCTGCTGGTCAGCCACAGGTCATTGTTGAAAGCAACCAGCTTGCAGGAAATGAAAGCACAAGAAGTGGCTACGTTCTCTCCAGTTTTTCCCAAGATCAGGGGGAAAAGGTGGTGGAACAGTCGTATTTTGATCAAACTGTGCAGTTGCAAAGAACGGTCGGACAAAGGTCGGATActtctgaagagaagaaagtcGCTTTTGTCTACCTGGACCAtgaggaggaagatgatgagGAGAATGATAATGATGGACAGTGGTTCTGA